GGGTTGGGGAGGCTTCGGCAATGCTGCAgatcccttacacacaagtgtgtgtctgctcagaaacaaagcctgagacagagagagggagcaaggcaggcagagtgaggaaaaaggaaacttcagaaaactccaaccCCCAGAGGAGAggtattgaatcaattaaccgattaaacaattatccaaatgaaattgtgcccacccatctcgttcagataatcgaggttcctctatttATTTTACTGCTGTTTCTTTCTATCTCTTGACATCAGATCTTCATAGGTTCAAAATGATTTAACTGTTTTGTGTTTTTATGTTTTATTCTGATCTACAAGCAATTACTATCTACTTGCTTTCTTAAGATtgcacatttatctgaaatactTTGCACTTTTTAGTCAAAAAttcataaaaatataaaaattcaaTTCCTATGGATTTTACAGAAATAAATTAAGCTTACCCTTCTTTATTCTCCTAACAGGACCATCATTTTTTTTGATACGCCGCCTCTTGTCACTGGATGCTATTTGCTCTGGTGGAACCAGGTGCCGAGCATCGTAAGTTAAGCCAACTCTATAAAGATGTCCTCGCACATGATTTGACAAACCCACACCAGTGTCAAATACAGCTGGACAGTAGGGGCATGGTCGTTTCTCAGTATGAAAATCAGTCCAATTATAGGTGATATTAAGTGGAGCATCACGTTGATAAAGGACTGGATCCATAACATCTATACATCTAGCGTCACTATTAAAATGAAAATCTTCATTAACAAAATGGTCGTGGGAAGGATCTTGATATTCTGTAGAATAAAGACTTTGGTTACCATAGTCATTGTTGCCATAATCATGAATGCTAGTATCAAAATCATCGAAATCGTCATCATCGTCACTCTCATCATAAGTATCAAAATCATCGATTCCATTTTCGTCAATTATCTGAACTTCAGTACTGAAATAATGAGTTTGTTTGTCACCAATATCAAAATTATTTTCAGCAATAGTGACTGCCGTAGCACCATCCATGCAGTTACTAGTATCAATAATATCACTTTCAGGTAAGTTTTCTTCACCATCACATTCTGATGCATTTACACATGGCtcaagtttatttaaaacaacaACAGGTGCTTTGTGAAACACATCTGGATACTGATCTAAAATATCATTTCCTACAGAGACACTAACCATGACATCCTTAACAGAATTTCTAACTGAAATAGCTCCACCGTCTACATGTTCTGTTTCTTCTGATATTCCATCATCATTGCTGTGAAAGTTGAAGCTACATTCCCCATCTGTGTGCTTTGTTTCCATAAATGTAGATGCAGGGCTCAAGTCTTTTACTATATCAATATCATTTTTAGATTTCTCATATATCTGATCACCAATAACATGATCCTTCAACGACAGACCTCCATTGCTCCTTTTGACATCAATTTCTTCCTGCTCTCTAACATGCTCCTGTTGTAGAAAGCTACTCTTTTTGTTACCAATACTTAATCCTGTCACAATCTTTGTTGAAGATTTACTATAATCCAGCACAGAACCAGGCGAGTGATGCATCTCTTTTGTGGTTATATAGCGTGGCTTCTGTGTACCAGCAAAATCACAGACTTTGCTGTACAATGCAGAGGAATTCCCTAATGCTTCCGGTGCTTCAAAATCCCTTTTTATGTTTCGTCTCATGACAAATTCGCTTAGGTATTCAGACTGTTGTGATATAACCTTATTGCTCCTCACCAAATCAAATGGTTGTGAGCTGAAGCCAGGTACCTTTGCTCCGTGTTCACTTTTATGCTGAACGTGGTAAAGTCGCTGATGCAAGTATTTTACATGCTTTTTGAAAATACTCCTAGCTGGTGTGGTAAAAGGACATTTGCTGCACACATATACACCTCCTGACTTACAGTGATTTAATAAATTTTCTAACGATACACCTTTCAAAGGTTTTTGGCTGGACTTGTTAATAACTGCATCATGAATATAAATTTGATGACCTTCAAGTTCATCCATTGATGCTGCCATGAAGTTGCACTTATCACAGCAATAGTACCTTTTGTCCTTTTCATGTGTCTTAGCGTGCTGCACAAATGTTTTAGGACAgtttgttccaaatatacactgCGGACACTGCAATTTTGCATTCCGGCCTTCATCCTGAAATGTGCGGAGCTCACGGATCTCCTCCATCAACCTCTCTCTTTTTTCTTGATGAAGGCTCCTGTGCTTTTGGAGTGGTGCACGGTCACGAAATGCAATTCCACATTCTTTACATATATATGGTCTTGGCAGATTTGTTTTACTGTGTCCTTCTAAATGATAAATCATGTGCCTTTGcaaatgttttttctctctaAAATTCACATTGCATTTTGTGCAGGGGTAAAATGATGGTTCTGCCTCAGTATCATCATCTGATGGTGATTCAGATCCAGTTTGTATATCATCTATCTGTATAGCACTGCCTGGTGGAAAAACTGTTGAAACAAACGGTGAAGCTTCTTCGACATAAGTCGTTGTAGGCGCACTTGTTCGAGCTGTTTCTAAGTTTTTGACTGGAAGCTTATAATCACTAAAGATCAACTGTTTAATTGCTTCTACTGTTTCTTTGGGAAGATTTGATCCAGTCTCACCAACAAGGTTCTTTTTTGCAGGCAAGTATTTTGGTTTGACAATGGAAACTTTAGTATTTTCCATCCCCTCTAGAGTACCAGCAGAGTTTTTCGGTGCTAGGTGTGCATCTGTGTTTTCTAATTCAGAGAAATCTACCATCTGAACAATGTCCATTTTTCGTTTTCTTTTTCTTCCAAAGGGTAAATTTGGTTGGACTTGGGAACTTCTATCAATTTGAACAATCCGATCATCATCCTTTTCTTTTGTTAGCAAAAACTGCATGAACTCTTTTTCAGGGTCCCAGTTTAAGCCATCATTTAAAGTTTCTGATTCACCTCCACGAATTTCAGAAGAACTTAAACTTCTTTTTCCCTTTATCTGTCCTCTATTATCTTTTGTATTTTCATTTTCTGCACCATATAACAGCTGGCTTGTAGAAGCACCATTTGACTGGGCTATAGATTTGTGATCCACTATTGGCAATGAACTCAGCATTTTAGGTTGTGTATTAACTTGGCCCTGGAAAGGCACTAAATTGGGAACCAGTAACAGAACTGGGGCTGGTGCTAAGGTCTGAACTTTAGTTGAAGTACCAGACAATTTCGGAACCTGAACGGATTGAACAAAGCGAGACGATGAGCTAGAAGCTGCAACTGACTGGCACAGGGATTGAGAAATACTTAAAGAAACATCAGGCTGTTTTGCAACGGAAGATTTAGTTGTAGAGAGTTGTAGAACTGGGTCCCTCACAGCAGTTCCTATAGGCAAGGTAAGTTTTGCATTTGAAACAGTAGGAGCACCGCTTTGTATAAATGTAGTCTGCTGGGCTCCACTTAAGGCTTTTACAGGACTATCCCTGGACAGATGTTTAGATAAGCTTAAAGTATTGCTTTTTGGAACTGACATTTGATTCCCACTTAAGGTTTGAGGTATACTGGAAGTAACAGTGGTTGATGAGATCTTTTTCTCATCTTCAAATTCTCCTTTAGCACCAAGGGAATTAATATGGGTCTTCCCATTATCAGCATTATTCAGCTTAGATTCAGAGCCTCCAATTATGCTCATCCTGCAAGTCAGAAAGAGAAACAAGTTACTACCAAAAGACAATATAAACCCAATCTTTTAACTATTAATATTCATAACAACGATTCTCTTGAAATTCAATGATCATTGGAAattagtatggcaactgctggTGTAGAACAATAAAGCTATCAGTTTATTAGCAATAAAATAATAGCCTTACAGGCAGGTTGTAAAGTTACAGAATTGTAGAGACTCAAGGCAAGCTCTTTATAGAAGGATACAATAAAACATTAACAATGCAGAGTTCCAAGACAAGATGTACAGCCTAAAGGCTTTGGCTTTACTTGGTACACAAATCCACACCATAAATTTAAATGTCAACTAAAATACTATAAGAGCTgattaaattttattaaattccaATTTAGTATTTCTATATGCATCTAAAAGGAGTTACCATAATTGAATTGTTCAAAAATGATAAGCAATGACATGAAGAAATTTCTATCTAGATTTCTATTTTCATGAATCCTATATGtacagaaatgaaataaaagtgAGGCAAGTTATGAAACAAATTTAACCTTTAGAGCTCCATGGTTTTCAAATTACTATTCAAAATCTCCAGAACACACACAATTATATTATTCAAACACAGCTCAATGGAATACTTAAAACAGTTAATTTTATTATATTTACAATATCTTTCCATTAGATTAACTGCATGACTGAAATGATTGTAAAAACCTTAAACAATTTTGAATTTAAGGTGCTACTGCTTCATCAACCAGGAGATTAGTGGTTTCAACATCTATTACATCTACATCTTGTCTGTTGCTGAAGAAAAACGATTCCTGCTGTCTTTCTCAAATACTGGGAACTTTAATTATGTGTGAAGAATCAAGATTCCACACATTTTAGTTACAACCTTCCTGTTTCCCCTTCAAAACTCTCAGCTGCTGCTAAAATTGACCAATTTCCATGGGAACAAAATACACTTCCAATGAGATCATATTCAATGTTATCACTCTAAAATGGTGCTAAAACAGTTCCCAGCATGAGTCTGTGTGTTAAATACGCAGCAGAAGCTAAGGGGTGGGCACGTACAAACAGGTGCTAAGAATCACGACTGAAAATGTCAATGAATAGGAAAACAAGCCTGGAAATGCTATAATGTTTGTCTCATTTACCTTAACTGATTTTAATCAATATGAGCAACCTGTACAGAACAAGTGCTGTAAAATTAATTGCTGTGACAGTGAGCACTGGGAGTTTTATAACACATCCTTCCTTCCAAAAGCTCTCATTTAATTTgtaatcaaacagaaaaaaataacaagCATTTAAAACCAGCTGCAACACTCAGAAATGGTGAAAGCTTTAATTTCAAATGACTCTGGTGTCCAAGATCCATAGCCAAATGTATGCTCAGTTAATTTAATATGCTGTACCTGTACTAGCTTTTCACAACAGGAAGCGACGTTGCTAACGAAGTGGTAAATTCAGTGTTAATGAGTGGTGGCTTCACTGTTACCACCTCAGAGGTAAAACCTTCCGTGCTCCATATTCTACCCATCTGTTCTGGTGTTAGGGGTTCAAAGAAAGAACAGACGCTTCCCATTTAAAGCAAACTTCAATGGTACCCACTGAACAGCAGGATAGCAAACCCTCATAATATCACGAATGGACTCAAATTGCAGTTCTCATTATTAGAATTATTAGATTAAGATCCCTCTCTACAAGTTCATTAGAGACagcacatccaaatcctttatctTCACATTCTTATGGGCTCATAAATCAatgcttaaaaataaaacatcagaTTAAATTTTGGAGGTCCAGCAAAATTcacaaaattaacaaaaaaaatgttcatcTATTCTTGTAGTGCAAGTCATTAAATGAACAAATTACGACACAGGACACTGTACAAAAAATAATTCCAAAGATAAGCATTGTACTTCAGCATGGAGTTtctaatagaatttttttttaatcctcaaGATGTAAAAGCTGTTGTTTTGTCACAATCCCATGAACATTGTAAATATTATATTGTGCAAttttatcctgttttttttttaaatgccagtATTCCAAATTCCCTTTAATACTGCATAGTATTAAAGCTTCCTTGAAAGTTAGAAATGTAATAATACAAAAATTGTGCTTGCAAGCAAAACATGTACATAAAGAATCAGGCATTTTCTTTCATTATGACAAGAGATCAAAATGAAGTTATCCTTATTGACTTTCCTTTAGAAATCTCAAATGTCAGTATTTTTGCAAACTATCAGCACTTGCTATAACACCCATATTGCACTACATCTTGAGGTTACTGCAGAAAAAATGAGGTGATAATTGCATATTAACATAATTATTCTGTAATCCCTTTGAGCAAGCTTCCTGGGTCATTTAGTAATACAGATTAAGTACAACCTTTCTGTCATCAGTACTATGCTGCCCACTTTTTGTTCTCTAACCATCATTTATGACGGAATACTCTTGTATTTTAAATCAATATTGTTTATTGAGAGACCATTTTCTAGACTAACAAAAGATCTAAAATTTTTGCATTAGAACAATGAAATTCATGTACAAAATATAATCAAGACTAAAGACAATAAATGTAAATACATGAACTTTCAACAAGTCAATATAGCAGATAATTGGCAAATCAtcagaattcaaattttaaatatatgtttaaaaatattcagattaAGCTGCACACTGCAATGTTCATTGAGTTGCGTTCATGACAAAACAACTTTTAGTTTGAGAATGAAAAAAGTTATTAGGAAGCTACATGATAATAAGGCACAAATGCTCATCTTATCCGGTGATCATTAAATCTACACTTGTTCTGAAAAATGCTCCAACCTCCTATTCTAATTCCCTGAAAAACACCAAGACATTGTGGAAACAAAGTACAATTAACTATCAGAAAAGTCTTTGTAACAATTTGATTTGGATTCTCATGTATGCATGGCTCAGACTGAAACTGAGGATTAATTCAGACATTGTGGTCCCTGAAGCTAGTATTTCTTTCTTCCTGCTTCTCTTTCCACCAGTCTTCACCAAAATAACAGCATGATATTTGTAAAGCATAAATTATCAAACTGACATGACTATGAACAGTACATTGCAGCTGGTGTCTCAAAGAGCCAATGAGGTGAAGAATGGGTCCCATCTATGCACAGCAAAAACAAACTGCCTCAAGCTGAACTAGATAATCAGGCAAATATGCTAAGTTGGAAGACTCTTCAATTAATTACAAGATGAGAAAAGATTAAACTGAATTCTTCTACTGCTGAAAAGGATAATTAAAGAAAACCATAATATAAGCAGCAATGAGGGAGGCAAACGAGGACAACAGGAAAACTAAAAGGAGTGAAGAAAGACTGGTAGTAAACATTAAGTGAAATAACAAGGGATTCTAAAAGAAATTTCCTGTGAAGTTTCTTCCTAAAACAGAAGTCAAAGCAGGCACAGACCTCTGCTCAGAACAAGATATCCTTGAAAGTGAAATAACGGCAAGTATCTCAGTTcagatttttgtttcagaaaaagGTGAAGGAAAAAGGGCAGGATCATCCATGGAGAGCACAGAAGAGCCACAGAACAAGCTTTCAATCGGAAAAAGGAATAGACAAACTTCTTTCAACTAAAATTCAGAAAGGCACATATTAGAggcggcatggtgacacagtggttagcgctgctgcctcacagcaccagagacccgggttcaattcccacctcaggcaaactgtgtggagtttgcacattctctcagtgtctgtgtgggtttcctccgggggctccagtttcctcccacagtccaaaaaatgtgtaggttaggtgaattggccattctaaattgcccgtagtgttaggtgaaggggtaatataggggaatgggtctgggtgggttgtgcgtcagtatggacttgttgggccgaagggcctatttccacactgtaattcatctaatctaatctaatctagaggcaATATGCACCTGGAATACTGAAGGTTGAGAGCATCAACACTGGTAAGATAACACAACTCAAATGGACCATGAGAATCACAATGTCCAGTTAAACTACACCCACTGCTTCTGATGTCAATTCTGTACTGCCTGCTCCTTGCCACAATTATAGTATGCAAGCACATCTAATTTCATAATTGTTTGGGTACATTTCTCAGTAGGGAGTCTAACGTTGAAAAAGAAAAGCTAGCTTGTACCACTTAAACCTAGACTGCATTTCTTAAAGGTGTGGTACTTATGGTTGGAGCAGGAGATAGGAGTCAATCTTTAACTGACTCTGATCTGGAACTGACACATCATGAAAATATGCCATGTAGGTAGTTGCAatagcctagtggcattattgctggaccactaatccagagacccacgtaAAGTTCTGGGGATAGGGGTTCAAATCTCgccacagcaaatggtgaaattcaaattcaataaatatttggaattaaaagtctaataatgactaTGAAAACACAGTCAATTGTTcgaaaaatccatctagttcagtaacatcctttagggaaggaaactgccattcttacctgatctggtcgacatatgactccagactgacaTGTGTTTGACCcactgggtaattagggataggcaataaatgccagaaaCAATGAAGAGACAGTGTTAGGTAGATCTTTGAACTACAATATGCCAGTACTGGCGTCAAATAAGAATTATGTGCTAACTAACATCATGATTTGCACACTCTGAACACTTGAGATGGACATTAAGTACAAATTTACTAATAGCACACaaatatggcatctgacatgatTTACAATCGAATAAACATTTGCCATTTAGGACCTCGGATGTTGCTCATTATATCCAAATAATGCCACAATGGATTACAATTTTGCAGTTCAAAGTTTTTGTCTGGCcctgaccagcagtgttccacagagatcggtgttgggtctactattgtttgtcatttatataaacaacttggatgaggatataggaagatggttagtaagttttcggATGACACAGAGattggggaaatgaagaaggttatttaacagcacaacagaatcttgatcaactaggcagatgggagtttggattagtggtgatggaagagcacagcagttcaggcagcatccaaggagcttcgaaatcgacatttcgggcaaaagcccttcatcaggaatgatctagataaatgagaggtgttgcattttgataagatgaACAAAGGCAGGATttaacagttaatggtagggccttggaaagtgatgtcgaacagagagactgaggggttcaggtgcattgtccttgaaagtggcgtcacaggtagacagggtagtgaaggtggcCTTTTGCATGATTTTGGTCAAAGCACTGAATATAGGGGTTgtgatatcatgttgcagctctcCAGGATGCTGAAGAGCATAATTCTGCTCACCCTGCtctaggaaagatattattaaactggaaggagtgcagaaaagatttacaaagatgttaccaggactgcAGGGTATGAGTTAgaaggcgaaagtgaagactgcagatgcgggagattagagtggtgctggaaaagcatagcaggtcaggcaactcgacgtttcaggcaggagcccttcatcaggtatgagtTATAAGGTTAGGACTCTTAACCTGGGAATGTAGGAGgcagagggatgaccttatcgaggtttataaaatcatgaggggcatagataaagtgaatagcaaaggtcctaTGCGTGGAAAATTctttatgcaaagggtggtgggtggcTGGAACCCATTGCttgcagaggtggtagaggctggcatgatagcatcatttaagatgtatctagacagatacatgaatgggcagggagcagaacgatacagatccttagaaaataggcggcaggtttagtTAGGAGATCTGGATTTTACAAGCTTGGAaggccaaggggtctgtttctgtgctgtaatttcttttgttctttgtcttTTCCATAGGTCAGGGtggttcaaaactagagggaatagctttaaggcgagaggagaaagatttaaaagggatttgaagggcaacgttttcacaagggtggttcatatgtggaatgaactgccaaaggaagtggtagatacaggtagttataacatttaaaaaacatttggacaggcacatggataggaaaggtttggatggatgtgggccaaaaacagacaaatgggactagtttagtatgggaaacctgttggcatggacaagtcggaccaaagggtctgcttctgtgctgtatcactcgGAGGTCACAAACGAGGAACTTACAAGACTGTTCATTTTACTCAAACCTCTAACTAAACCTCCAAGGTAAGATCTTCTGTATTTACAGAACTGTGTAATATCCATGGTCAATGCACAGCATCTTAATGCAGTAGTTTAGCTCTAAAAGGTCTCAAGGGATCACATGAAATTCAggaagagctagccatttggatacaaaattggctggaaggtaggtgacagagggtggcagtggaatgttgcttttcagactggaggactgtgaccagcggagtgccataAAGATTGATgttgggtcctctgctttttgtcatttatataaattatttggataagaatgtaagaggtatggttaatacgtttgcaggtgacaccaaaattggtggtgctaTGGACTGTGAACaaagttatctcagaatacagAGAAATCTTAATTAGATGGGCTGATGGagcgaggagtggcagatgggagtttaatttaaataaaggggTGGggtactacattttggaaaggcaaatcagggcaggacttatacacttaatggtcaggttctggggagcgttgctgatcAAACAGATCTTGGGGTACATGTTCGTAGTTTCTTCAAAAGtaatgaaggcagcatttggtatgcttgtctttattggtcagtgattTGAGTATAGAGGTTGTGATATTATGTTGTGGctctagaggacattggttaggtcacttttgaaatattgcattcaattctgctctcctcgCTATTGAAAAGTtgttgttgaacttgaaaggattcagaaaagatttacaaggatgttacctggacttttggtggttgggggggggttgagttatagggagaggctgaatagctggggtgtttttccctggagtgtcagaggctgaggggtgcttttataaaccttataaaatcacaaagggcatgaagtctttttcccaggtaggcaaatccaaaactagagggcataggtttaaggtgagaggggcaagtttaaaaagggcctgaggggcaaatgtttcatgcagagggtagtgcatgtatgaaatgagaaGCCAAAGGAATTGGaggcagctggtacaattacaacatttaaaaaacatctggatgggtatacaaataggaagagttgaaagggatatgggccaaatgctggcaaatgggactaggttaattttggatacctggtcaacatggacgagttggaccaaagtttcTATGACTCCAAGTGTCTCCAGAAAGGGTCAAATTAATCATTTTTCAAGTGCTCTTTTAGATTCCCTCAAGGGCTACTTTTCAATTTATGGGGACTATTCTTTAGTTTTCGGTTATCTTAAAACTTCAAGGTGACACTATGAATAAGGATAATTTAGTACCTTGTGGgaaggtactaaattgggggCAGGATGAATTAAGTCAGCATTAGGCAGAAGCTAGGAAGTGTTAATTGGGGGAAGCTGTTATCGGGCAAGTTGTTTACAAACTTATCGATCAAAGTTCGGAATGTCATGTTCCAGTAAAAAAGGAAGGACAAAGATGGCATGGTGAGGGACTCTTGGATAATAAGGGTGGTCATGAATTTAGTTAAAGGAAAAAAGCATTCGTAAAGTTTAGAAAGCTAAAGTTGGACAGGGTCCcggaggaatataaagaaagcaataaagaactcaagcagggaattaggagagcaagaagggccCATGAAATGACCTTTATAACCCGGGTTCAGATCCCGCCTCGGGCAacgatctgtgtggagtttgcacattctcccagtgtctgcgcgggtttcctctgggttctccggtttcctcccacggtctaaagatgtgcaggttaggtgaattggccgtgctaaattgcccatagtgttaggtgaaggggtaaatgtaggggaaggggtctgggtaggttgctcttcggagggtcggtgcggacttgttgggccgaagggcctgtttccacactaagtaatctcatctaatctaaaaaaaaggttaaaGAGAAACCTAAGGTGCTCTgtacatacattaaaaacatgATGATAAAGTAGGGAGGAGGTAGGATCACTCAtgaataaaggagggaacttgtgcttggaggcagaggagtaAGCAAGATCCTAAAACGAGTACTTTGCACTGGTATTCATTCAGGTGAAAGATTATTGTTTTTTTAATTAAcatctgctggtttttaaaggcttcccaatcctctagcttcccactaaTCTCCACACTGAATGGTTTTCTCTTGGGTTTATGCTGTCCATGACTTCTCTGGTCAGCCATGGCTGCCTCATTCTCTCCTTACGATGTtctttcttccttgggatgaatttctgctctgccttcaaaattatccccagaaacacctgctattgctgctccaccatcttccttgCTGGCTCCCCTTCTAATCAACTCTCACCAGGTCCTCACTCAGgtttttgtagttacctttattctgttgtaataccgttacatctgatttcagcttctccccctcaaactgcagggtgaattctggTCACTGTCCCCTAGGGATTCCTTTACCTTCAGTGCCCTAATGACGTCTACCTCATTACTCATCGCCAAATTCAGAATTGCCTGCTCCCTACtaggctctaccacaagctgctccaaaaaagtCTTGTGGGCATTtcacaatttttgttttctttgagacctgctaccaatctgattttcttAGTCAATCTGCATATTGAAGCcctcccatgattattgtaatagtgcctttctgaCCTGCCATTTCTatgtcctgatttattttcttctctacATTCTCACTACTGCtcggaggcctgtacataactcccatcagggtcttttttcctTTGCTGCTCCTCAAATCTTACCCACATagattctacaccttccaacTCTGTCACTTCTTACTAcggatttaatttaatttcttactaacaaggcaacccttcCCCGCGCCTGTCCTTTCGATAGGACGTGTATCTTTGGTTATTTAGTTCTCAACTCTGATTCCTTTGCAGCCACGTCTTGTTGATACCTACAGCATCATACCACCCCCATTCGTATGAATGCAAGACAGAAACTTCCTGTCTCCTTTTAGAAATTTTTAAATGTCATATAATTATAATGACGAGCTCACTGTATGCTATATAGCCACTGATTCTGGCACTGAGTGGGTGAAGCACAGGCACAGGCCTGAGCTCCATCTCTGTTCAAATAGTCCATTCCTCAAATCCCTGTTCTGATATTGCCATGTTTTAAGATCCACCTGTTTAGCCAAGTTTTTGGTTGCTGTGCATCTCATATTCTTTTACCTTGATTTACATGTTTGTCTGATCACATTGTGGAAAGCATCTTTGGATGCTCTTCATTAAATTTGTAAGTGATTCTGTTATAGGGTTGTTATTGGTGGGGAGGGTAATAATATTGCACTGTTAAATCACAATTTTATGTTCAGCAACTGTAATAAAGCAGTTTTCCCAATTCAGAT
The Chiloscyllium plagiosum isolate BGI_BamShark_2017 chromosome 11, ASM401019v2, whole genome shotgun sequence DNA segment above includes these coding regions:
- the znf644b gene encoding zinc finger protein 644 isoform X4 codes for the protein MGLNDADMDEESKEMSIIGGSESKLNNADNGKTHINSLGAKGEFEDEKKISSTTVTSSIPQTLSGNQMSVPKSNTLSLSKHLSRDSPVKALSGAQQTTFIQSGAPTVSNAKLTLPIGTAVRDPVLQLSTTKSSVAKQPDVSLSISQSLCQSVAASSSSSRFVQSVQVPKLSGTSTKVQTLAPAPVLLLVPNLVPFQGQVNTQPKMLSSLPIVDHKSIAQSNGASTSQLLYGAENENTKDNRGQIKGKRSLSSSEIRGGESETLNDGLNWDPEKEFMQFLLTKEKDDDRIVQIDRSSQVQPNLPFGRKRKRKMDIVQMVDFSELENTDAHLAPKNSAGTLEGMENTKVSIVKPKYLPAKKNLVGETGSNLPKETVEAIKQLIFSDYKLPVKNLETARTSAPTTTYVEEASPFVSTVFPPGSAIQIDDIQTGSESPSDDDTEAEPSFYPCTKCNVNFREKKHLQRHMIYHLEGHSKTNLPRPYICKECGIAFRDRAPLQKHRSLHQEKRERLMEEIRELRTFQDEGRNAKLQCPQCIFGTNCPKTFVQHAKTHEKDKRYYCCDKCNFMAASMDELEGHQIYIHDAVINKSSQKPLKGVSLENLLNHCKSGGVYVCSKCPFTTPARSIFKKHVKYLHQRLYHVQHKSEHGAKVPGFSSQPFDLVRSNKVISQQSEYLSEFVMRRNIKRDFEAPEALGNSSALYSKVCDFAGTQKPRYITTKEMHHSPGSVLDYSKSSTKIVTGLSIGNKKSSFLQQEHVREQEEIDVKRSNGGLSLKDHVIGDQIYEKSKNDIDIVKDLSPASTFMETKHTDGECSFNFHSNDDGISEETEHVDGGAISVRNSVKDVMVSVSVGNDILDQYPDVFHKAPVVVLNKLEPCVNASECDGEENLPESDIIDTSNCMDGATAVTIAENNFDIGDKQTHYFSTEVQIIDENGIDDFDTYDESDDDDDFDDFDTSIHDYGNNDYGNQSLYSTEYQDPSHDHFVNEDFHFNSDARCIDVMDPVLYQRDAPLNITYNWTDFHTEKRPCPYCPAVFDTGVGLSNHVRGHLYRVGLTYDARHLVPPEQIASSDKRRRIKKNDGPVRRIKKEVKSGSSTENTCPLCGGWFDTKVGLSNHVRGHLKRLGKTELEAHKSPLSILTEMMQNEAEAENIAKLLSSKQFRYKPFVSQKFASSDGLFLAPNGITIKLQQNELKTKSFPSPQSDLHDLSDLQPKKLNETDEQSSSLMQILKNKFGEETSSLIKSQPGRIYAQTAKKRLPNHRRPFQLQFGSSLLQPSTSSQQVTSADIAYQTAFDCKQKRSRSRSGTKKKSSLFVPSLDDAYVLKCRFCDLVFRGPLSVQEDWIKHLQRHVVNANLPRTGAGMVEISLPSKENFPVTESSFSLLMAQAAS